A portion of the Adhaeribacter radiodurans genome contains these proteins:
- a CDS encoding high-potential iron-sulfur protein: protein MNKKYTRREFLFKNIAGSAAFITGGWLLTSFKVSQTHPQTTNQAKSKDSVQQTPKSISQNPCEDLSGIASGEIEKRKKFAYVTISPNPDSRCGNCKLFLPPAAGKPCGACLLFKGTVQESGYCTYWAPLE, encoded by the coding sequence ATGAATAAAAAATATACCAGAAGAGAGTTTCTATTCAAAAATATAGCTGGCAGCGCCGCATTTATCACGGGCGGATGGTTGTTAACTTCTTTTAAAGTATCACAAACACATCCGCAAACCACAAACCAGGCTAAATCAAAAGACTCTGTTCAACAAACTCCCAAAAGTATCAGCCAAAATCCTTGTGAAGATTTATCAGGCATAGCATCGGGCGAAATTGAAAAGCGGAAGAAATTTGCTTACGTAACTATTTCTCCCAATCCGGATAGCCGTTGCGGTAATTGCAAGCTTTTTCTGCCACCAGCTGCGGGTAAACCCTGCGGAGCTTGTTTGTTGTTTAAAGGTACTGTGCAAGAATCTGGTTATTGTACCTACTGGGCACCACTGGAATAA
- a CDS encoding PVC-type heme-binding CxxCH protein: protein MINKINAFFAGKAAGLFLLLVLTGSAAMAQKYPGPLSPEESLKKIKIIEGFKAEIFAAEPNIMDPVSLAFDEQGQAYVVEMPDYPFEAEPGKGKGRIKLLKDIDNDGRIDQAVIFAENVTEATSILPWQGGLIVTAAPDILYLKDTNGDGKADTREVLFTGFFQNNSEAQITNLRYGMDNWIYANNHGQDGLVTFNRTPNVKPVAVRGADFRFRLDQNKFELETGPGQFGQAIDEWGHRFINENSIHLEQVIIPWRYTHRHPFLPVTKAMASITDHEEIMLQETPPPYWRAERTKQRNKTFQENNLKRVEYAEDRFSGAAGMVVYAADGFPPEFNGNIFISDVAGNLVHRDVLTPSTKSPVFVASRAGKEKEQEFLTSTDSWFRPTNFTVGPDGYLYVLDYYRQHIETPVSIPDELKADMNFMAGSDKGRVYRILPTNSTFKNNTVNLAKASNTKLLETLSHPNLWWRLQAQRLLLEKQDKSVVPAVKKLFITSKDARTRLHALYVLEGLNALDAELIKKALQDSAPGVRENAIILAEQFPETYSLVQARLNDPVIRVAFQTTLNLPEFKNKETAPSLIKVLEKYGQDFWFRMAVLSSEQGSSPEILQLLRQPNTFFQNPEPWKLAFVSDLSNIIGARNQKDQISTFLNFLSQPDSQITDSFRVEAIKGLTKGLNRATSTDPKLKEIIQRIKTNNTQEVTAAIQDLKKFY from the coding sequence ATGATAAATAAAATAAATGCTTTTTTTGCGGGTAAAGCAGCTGGTCTTTTCCTGTTATTGGTTCTTACAGGTTCAGCGGCAATGGCGCAAAAGTATCCGGGGCCACTTTCGCCGGAAGAGTCGTTAAAAAAAATAAAAATTATAGAGGGATTTAAAGCCGAAATATTTGCGGCCGAGCCAAACATTATGGACCCGGTTTCACTGGCTTTCGACGAGCAAGGCCAGGCTTACGTGGTGGAAATGCCGGATTATCCTTTTGAAGCGGAGCCGGGCAAAGGTAAAGGCCGCATCAAGTTATTAAAAGATATCGACAATGACGGTCGAATAGACCAAGCTGTGATTTTTGCCGAAAATGTAACTGAAGCAACGAGTATTTTGCCCTGGCAGGGTGGCCTTATTGTAACGGCTGCGCCGGATATTCTATACTTAAAAGATACAAATGGCGATGGCAAAGCTGATACCCGGGAAGTTCTCTTCACCGGTTTCTTTCAAAATAATTCGGAAGCACAAATTACTAATCTTAGGTATGGCATGGATAACTGGATTTACGCCAACAATCACGGACAAGACGGTTTAGTTACTTTTAACCGAACTCCTAACGTTAAACCAGTTGCGGTACGTGGGGCCGATTTTCGTTTCCGGCTGGACCAGAATAAGTTTGAACTGGAAACCGGACCGGGTCAATTTGGTCAGGCCATAGACGAGTGGGGGCACCGGTTCATTAATGAAAATTCCATCCATCTGGAACAAGTGATAATCCCGTGGCGGTATACCCACCGGCATCCGTTTTTACCCGTCACTAAAGCCATGGCGAGCATCACCGATCACGAAGAAATTATGTTACAGGAAACGCCGCCACCTTATTGGCGCGCCGAACGGACCAAACAACGGAATAAAACCTTTCAGGAAAATAATTTAAAGCGGGTAGAATACGCCGAAGATAGGTTTTCCGGCGCGGCCGGCATGGTTGTTTATGCTGCTGATGGCTTCCCGCCAGAGTTTAACGGTAATATTTTTATCAGCGATGTAGCCGGCAACCTGGTGCACCGCGATGTTTTAACCCCTAGTACCAAAAGCCCGGTTTTTGTAGCTTCCCGCGCTGGCAAAGAAAAAGAGCAGGAGTTTTTAACTTCTACTGATTCCTGGTTCCGACCCACTAATTTCACCGTAGGGCCAGATGGTTATTTGTACGTGCTGGATTATTACCGGCAGCATATCGAAACCCCTGTATCCATTCCGGATGAATTAAAAGCTGATATGAATTTTATGGCCGGCAGCGACAAAGGCCGCGTTTACCGGATTTTACCAACTAACTCCACTTTTAAAAATAATACGGTAAACCTGGCAAAAGCCTCCAATACAAAATTGTTAGAAACGCTTTCTCACCCCAACCTGTGGTGGCGTTTACAGGCGCAAAGATTATTGCTGGAAAAGCAGGATAAGTCAGTGGTGCCGGCTGTAAAAAAGCTTTTCATTACCAGCAAAGATGCCCGCACCCGGTTACACGCCTTATACGTGCTGGAAGGTTTAAATGCTTTGGATGCCGAGTTAATTAAAAAGGCTCTGCAAGATTCTGCTCCCGGCGTCCGGGAAAATGCGATTATTCTGGCCGAACAGTTTCCGGAAACTTATTCGCTGGTACAGGCAAGACTTAATGACCCAGTAATTCGGGTAGCTTTTCAGACCACTCTAAATTTACCCGAATTTAAAAACAAAGAAACCGCTCCATCTTTAATAAAGGTGTTAGAAAAATACGGCCAGGATTTCTGGTTTAGGATGGCAGTTTTAAGTTCCGAGCAAGGTTCTTCACCGGAGATTTTACAACTGTTAAGGCAGCCAAATACATTTTTTCAAAACCCGGAGCCTTGGAAGTTGGCATTCGTAAGCGACCTTTCCAATATCATTGGGGCTCGAAATCAAAAAGATCAAATCAGTACTTTTTTAAACTTTTTATCGCAGCCTGATTCGCAAATTACCGATTCTTTTCGGGTAGAAGCTATAAAAGGTTTAACGAAAGGTTTAAATCGAGCCACCAGCACGGATCCGAAATTAAAAGAGATCATACAAAGAATTAAAACAAATAATACTCAGGAAGTAACGGCTGCCATTCAGGATTTAAAAAAGTTTTATTAG
- a CDS encoding neutral/alkaline non-lysosomal ceramidase N-terminal domain-containing protein: MKRALLLLFLVFLLPYQVVVALELSVNPGNNWKAGVARIIITPKQPLWIAGYANRKHPSESTRLELFAKALALEDASGKRAVMVTTDLLGLPKDVSDNIREQLQVKFNISKAQILLNSSHTHSGPVLGTALLDIYPLNEAEKQKIAQYTQTLENQIVELVRKSLKDLEPARLYAQNGVTRFQVNRRNNNEDSLALLTNLEGPNDYAVPVMKIVNAKGKLKAIAFGYACHPTVLNDYKWSGDYPGYAQLELEKEHKGATALFFQSAGADQNPLPRRSEARAQQYGRELAAAVDRVLEENMTELSPALKTTYTEINLPLDNPPSEAKLLEVAADTSAAHNQRWARRMLTEKKQGKQFRTSYPYPLQAWQLGDQLLLGLGGELVVDYAIRLKKMFGLKTFVLGYSNDVMAYIPSARILKEGGYEGATSQMVYGLPAPWGPGIEEIIINGIKEVTKQMGVEPSEANNLKLR, translated from the coding sequence ATGAAGAGAGCCCTACTGCTTTTATTTCTGGTGTTCCTCTTGCCCTATCAGGTGGTGGTTGCTTTAGAACTATCCGTTAACCCAGGCAATAATTGGAAAGCAGGCGTGGCCCGAATTATTATTACGCCTAAACAACCGCTCTGGATAGCCGGCTACGCCAATCGAAAACACCCCTCAGAAAGTACCCGCCTGGAATTGTTTGCCAAAGCTCTGGCCCTGGAAGATGCCTCCGGAAAGCGAGCAGTAATGGTAACGACTGATTTATTGGGCCTGCCGAAAGATGTTTCGGATAATATCCGGGAACAACTTCAGGTAAAATTTAATATTTCAAAGGCTCAGATTTTACTAAATAGTTCGCATACCCATTCCGGACCGGTTTTGGGAACTGCCTTGTTGGATATATACCCTTTAAATGAGGCAGAAAAACAGAAAATAGCTCAATATACCCAAACGCTGGAAAATCAGATTGTAGAGCTCGTTAGAAAGTCATTAAAAGATTTGGAGCCCGCCCGCTTGTACGCCCAAAATGGAGTAACCCGTTTTCAGGTGAACCGACGAAACAACAACGAGGATTCGCTGGCTTTGCTAACAAACCTTGAGGGGCCGAACGATTATGCGGTCCCGGTTATGAAAATAGTAAATGCGAAAGGAAAGTTAAAAGCCATTGCTTTTGGCTATGCCTGCCACCCCACCGTTCTGAACGATTATAAATGGTCGGGCGATTACCCGGGTTACGCGCAACTGGAACTGGAAAAAGAACATAAGGGAGCAACGGCTTTGTTTTTCCAGAGTGCCGGAGCCGATCAAAATCCTTTACCCAGGAGGTCAGAGGCCCGGGCGCAACAATACGGCCGGGAATTGGCTGCGGCCGTAGACAGAGTTCTGGAAGAAAATATGACCGAGCTTTCCCCTGCTTTAAAAACGACTTATACCGAAATAAACCTGCCTCTCGATAATCCTCCTTCCGAAGCAAAATTGTTAGAAGTGGCCGCCGATACATCGGCCGCTCACAATCAACGTTGGGCCAGGCGCATGCTCACCGAAAAGAAACAAGGCAAACAGTTTCGTACTTCTTATCCCTACCCTTTACAAGCCTGGCAGTTAGGCGACCAGTTACTATTAGGTTTAGGCGGCGAATTGGTGGTGGATTATGCTATCCGGCTTAAAAAAATGTTTGGCCTAAAAACCTTTGTTTTAGGTTACTCTAACGATGTAATGGCCTATATTCCTTCGGCTCGGATACTGAAAGAAGGCGGCTACGAAGGCGCCACTTCGCAAATGGTATACGGACTACCAGCCCCCTGGGGCCCCGGCATTGAAGAAATTATTATAAACGGAATAAAAGAAGTTACGAAACAGATGGGTGTGGAACCATCCGAAGCCAACAATTTAAAGCTGAGATAA
- a CDS encoding c-type cytochrome, which produces MKVHKLLSYCWYFFSLCCIGCNKPNKTEVDHHRRRIDYIRKIPGESNPIPAEAAQKGEVLIAYSDCYTCHKENKDSVGPAFKDIAERYPVQQPYIDMLAQKVISGGKGSWGNAMMSPHPKVSLEEAKLMVTYILSFKENSIK; this is translated from the coding sequence ATGAAGGTTCATAAACTGCTAAGTTATTGCTGGTATTTTTTCAGCTTATGTTGCATAGGCTGTAATAAACCGAATAAAACAGAGGTTGACCACCATCGCCGAAGAATAGATTATATCCGGAAAATTCCCGGAGAAAGTAATCCCATACCTGCAGAAGCAGCCCAGAAGGGAGAAGTGCTAATTGCTTACTCCGATTGTTATACCTGCCATAAAGAAAACAAAGATTCGGTAGGTCCGGCGTTTAAAGATATAGCAGAAAGATATCCGGTTCAGCAGCCTTATATAGATATGCTGGCTCAAAAAGTAATAAGCGGTGGAAAAGGTTCGTGGGGAAATGCCATGATGAGCCCGCACCCAAAAGTTTCCTTGGAAGAGGCTAAGTTAATGGTTACTTATATTCTTTCCTTTAAAGAGAATTCAATAAAGTAA
- a CDS encoding HD domain-containing protein, with translation MEAAAFNDQFTETELKVLAFVTEKHGQQKRKYTHEPYVNHLVRVALKIKEYSPDSRMVMAALCHDVLEDTECTVAELYQFLTGMGLSNTDSDYICFLVKELTDVFTSEAFPQFNRKARKELEAARLWEISPEAQTIKYCDLIDNTTSIVQHGGGFAKVYLKEKKRILTNMDKGNPELYQIVSAIVETV, from the coding sequence ATGGAGGCAGCCGCGTTCAATGACCAGTTTACCGAAACAGAGTTAAAGGTGCTTGCCTTTGTTACCGAAAAGCACGGTCAACAAAAACGAAAATATACCCATGAGCCTTATGTAAATCATTTAGTTCGGGTGGCATTAAAGATTAAAGAGTATAGCCCAGATAGCCGCATGGTGATGGCGGCTTTATGCCATGATGTACTGGAGGACACCGAATGTACCGTAGCAGAACTTTATCAATTTTTAACCGGCATGGGCTTGAGTAATACTGATAGTGATTATATCTGCTTTTTGGTTAAAGAATTAACGGATGTGTTCACCTCAGAGGCATTCCCGCAATTTAACCGAAAAGCCAGAAAAGAATTGGAAGCAGCCCGGCTTTGGGAAATATCGCCGGAAGCTCAAACCATTAAATACTGTGACTTAATAGATAACACTACTTCTATTGTTCAACACGGAGGAGGATTTGCTAAAGTGTATCTGAAAGAAAAGAAACGAATATTAACTAATATGGATAAAGGCAACCCGGAACTTTATCAGATAGTCAGTGCTATTGTAGAAACGGTTTGA
- the bshB1 gene encoding bacillithiol biosynthesis deacetylase BshB1, which yields MHLDILVFSAHPDDAEVGCGGTILKQVALGDKVGMIDLTRGELGTRGSAEIRALEALEAKRLLGLQVRENLWMRDCFFVIDEAHTMQIIRAVRKYQPRIVLANAPHDRHPDHGRACKLVTEAAFIAGLPQIKTDLDGEPQEAWRPELVLQYIQNTYIKPDILVDITNYWDLKLAAIQAYRSQFYHPDYNEPAVTYISAPDFFLIHEGRAREFGKYINAPFAEGFTCQRFLGVDNLQHLR from the coding sequence ATGCATTTAGATATTTTGGTTTTTTCGGCGCATCCCGACGATGCGGAAGTAGGTTGCGGCGGTACTATTTTAAAACAAGTAGCCTTAGGGGATAAAGTAGGCATGATTGATTTAACCCGGGGCGAATTAGGAACCCGCGGTTCCGCCGAAATCCGGGCCTTAGAAGCTTTAGAGGCAAAAAGATTGTTAGGGTTACAAGTGCGGGAAAACTTATGGATGCGGGATTGTTTTTTCGTGATCGACGAAGCGCATACCATGCAGATTATCCGGGCGGTGCGCAAATACCAACCGCGCATTGTTCTGGCTAATGCGCCCCACGACCGGCACCCCGACCACGGCCGGGCTTGTAAATTAGTAACCGAAGCCGCTTTTATCGCGGGTTTACCCCAAATTAAAACCGACCTCGACGGCGAACCCCAGGAAGCCTGGCGTCCGGAACTGGTTTTACAATACATTCAGAACACCTACATTAAACCGGATATTCTGGTAGACATTACCAACTATTGGGATTTAAAATTAGCCGCTATCCAGGCATACCGCAGCCAGTTTTACCACCCGGACTACAACGAACCAGCCGTAACCTATATCTCTGCCCCGGATTTTTTCCTGATTCACGAAGGCCGAGCCCGGGAATTTGGCAAATACATCAACGCCCCCTTCGCCGAAGGTTTTACGTGCCAGCGATTTCTGGGGGTAGATAATTTACAGCATTTGCGGTAA
- the soxC gene encoding sulfite dehydrogenase, with protein sequence MNSETEDTPLFHKPLSRRKLLGGAATAAVVLVQTAVGKTVQAAIPEAAVITDDPTKKPGPLPSELGTRSVYEKPVRKPSDTSSRTPLQDLYGTITPADLHYERHHAGVPTIKPQDYELYIHGLVEKPMKFTLSDLKRFPAFSRICFLECSGNFRSNPAGKITPQEIAGLTSQSEWTGVLLSTLFREVGVKPNATWFLAEGSDAAVMTRSIPVKKGLLDGMIAYAQNGEAIRPEQGYPARLFLPGWEGNTSVKWLRRLEFSDAPFMTREETSKYTEPVKDGKIRQFSFDMDTRSIITFPAYPVQVEKGWIEIRGIAWSGRGKITKVEVSTDAGKTWQLARLQDPVLDKAHTYFRHLWQWNGAETEIRSRAVDETGYTQPTFNQLVAARGDNKGGYHFNPITTWLIQRDGQVLNKPDK encoded by the coding sequence GTGAATTCAGAAACGGAAGATACACCCTTGTTTCATAAACCGCTGAGTCGCCGGAAACTCTTGGGGGGCGCGGCAACGGCAGCCGTAGTGTTGGTACAAACTGCGGTAGGAAAAACGGTGCAGGCGGCTATACCGGAAGCAGCGGTAATAACCGATGATCCTACTAAAAAGCCCGGACCATTACCAAGTGAGTTAGGCACGCGTTCGGTATACGAAAAACCAGTTCGGAAACCTTCGGACACGTCGTCGCGCACCCCCTTACAGGATTTATACGGCACCATTACGCCCGCTGATTTGCATTACGAACGGCACCATGCCGGCGTACCTACCATTAAGCCGCAAGATTACGAACTGTATATTCACGGCTTGGTAGAAAAGCCCATGAAATTTACTTTGTCGGATTTAAAACGTTTTCCGGCTTTTTCGCGAATTTGTTTTTTAGAGTGTTCGGGCAATTTCCGGAGCAACCCGGCCGGGAAAATTACGCCCCAGGAAATTGCCGGTTTAACCAGTCAAAGCGAGTGGACGGGCGTGCTGCTTTCTACGTTGTTCCGGGAGGTAGGCGTAAAACCCAATGCCACCTGGTTTTTGGCCGAAGGTTCCGATGCCGCCGTGATGACCCGCAGCATTCCGGTAAAAAAAGGTTTGCTAGATGGAATGATTGCTTATGCCCAAAACGGCGAAGCTATTCGCCCGGAGCAAGGGTATCCGGCCCGCTTGTTTTTGCCCGGTTGGGAAGGTAATACCAGCGTAAAATGGCTGCGCCGTCTGGAATTTTCCGATGCGCCGTTTATGACCCGCGAAGAAACTTCTAAATACACCGAACCCGTAAAAGACGGCAAGATCCGGCAGTTTAGTTTTGATATGGATACCCGTTCCATTATTACTTTTCCAGCTTATCCGGTGCAGGTAGAAAAAGGCTGGATAGAAATCCGGGGCATAGCCTGGAGTGGCCGGGGTAAAATTACAAAAGTAGAAGTAAGTACAGACGCCGGTAAAACCTGGCAATTGGCTCGTTTGCAAGACCCCGTGCTGGACAAAGCGCATACCTATTTCCGGCATTTGTGGCAGTGGAACGGCGCAGAAACCGAAATTAGGAGCCGGGCCGTTGATGAAACGGGTTATACCCAACCTACCTTTAACCAATTAGTTGCCGCCCGCGGCGACAACAAGGGTGGTTATCATTTTAATCCCATCACTACTTGGCTGATTCAACGGGACGGTCAGGTTTTAAACAAGCCGGATAAATAA
- a CDS encoding c-type cytochrome — translation MENLKFLKKIGLAWLVAGVLLLGASCVRTQPANQSTAISNVSAAPVPSPDSSEWPASFNFGKPATSQEIALLDIDVRPDGKGLPQGSGTVLAGKAIYAVKCAACHGKTGIEGPNNRLVSVTDSEIAGAESSKEKTIGNYWPYATTLFDYIRRAMPFNAPGSLTNEEVYALTAFLLNANKIIPPEAKMNAITLPKVVMPAQKLFVPDDRRGGSEVR, via the coding sequence ATGGAAAATTTAAAATTTTTAAAAAAAATTGGTTTAGCCTGGCTTGTAGCGGGTGTGCTGCTTCTGGGAGCATCCTGCGTCCGCACGCAACCGGCAAACCAATCTACAGCAATTTCCAACGTTTCGGCAGCTCCAGTACCAAGTCCTGATTCCTCAGAGTGGCCAGCGAGTTTTAACTTTGGGAAACCGGCTACTTCTCAAGAAATTGCTTTACTGGACATAGACGTGCGGCCTGATGGCAAAGGATTACCCCAAGGCTCGGGAACCGTACTGGCGGGCAAAGCCATTTATGCCGTAAAATGCGCAGCTTGCCATGGTAAAACGGGAATAGAAGGACCAAATAACCGCTTGGTTTCTGTTACCGATAGCGAAATTGCCGGAGCAGAAAGCAGCAAAGAAAAAACCATTGGCAATTACTGGCCCTACGCCACCACCTTGTTCGACTATATCCGGCGGGCCATGCCGTTTAATGCGCCGGGTTCATTAACCAACGAAGAAGTTTATGCCTTAACCGCTTTTCTACTAAATGCTAATAAGATTATTCCCCCGGAAGCCAAAATGAACGCCATAACCTTACCCAAGGTAGTAATGCCCGCGCAAAAGCTCTTTGTTCCCGATGACCGGCGAGGTGGATCGGAAGTTAGATAA
- a CDS encoding putative sulfate exporter family transporter, with amino-acid sequence MSSTQTTITSPPKIRLAISEDWTVVILGGLIILLAIAGFLLPVPVFGWSNTADLTSKVLNAGNLSIIALQFLLVFTIGGLGASLVGKPLKSYLLVFPVVYILTILALILAGNKQVKALNLEAVIFSLSIGLVIGNFFKLPDWFRATLTTELFVKIGLVLLGTSVIFSDILKAGSLGLIQALLVVVSVWYLAYWTCKKLKVDDELTMMISSAVSICGVSAAIATSGAIKGDSKKLSYVISMVLITAIPMMIFMPYVAQYFNFPQEVTGAWLGGSIDTTGAVVASGTLVGETALKISTIVKFSQNVLLGLAAFAISVYWTYTKHPSATDQNTKPTLGVIWERFPKFVLGFIGASLLFSFFVSPETTAQVKDSLKNLQGLWFALAFTSIGLETNFADLFNKQSKKPLYAFLIAQTFNIFITLVIAFVLFGDK; translated from the coding sequence ATGTCATCAACCCAAACAACAATTACTTCTCCACCCAAAATCCGACTTGCCATTTCCGAAGACTGGACGGTAGTGATTCTAGGAGGATTAATCATTTTGTTAGCCATTGCTGGATTTCTACTGCCGGTTCCGGTATTTGGCTGGAGTAATACCGCTGACTTAACTTCTAAAGTTTTAAATGCCGGTAATCTGAGCATTATTGCTTTGCAGTTTCTGCTGGTATTTACCATTGGTGGGTTGGGAGCCAGTTTGGTTGGTAAACCCTTAAAATCGTATTTGCTCGTTTTTCCGGTAGTGTATATACTTACCATTCTGGCTTTAATTCTGGCTGGTAATAAGCAGGTAAAAGCCTTAAACCTGGAAGCTGTTATTTTTAGTTTATCGATTGGTTTAGTAATTGGTAACTTTTTTAAGTTGCCGGATTGGTTTCGGGCTACGCTGACTACGGAGTTGTTTGTGAAAATTGGCTTAGTGCTATTGGGTACCAGTGTTATTTTCTCGGATATCTTAAAAGCGGGTTCATTGGGTTTAATTCAGGCGTTGCTGGTAGTGGTATCGGTGTGGTACCTGGCTTACTGGACTTGTAAAAAACTGAAAGTAGACGACGAGCTCACCATGATGATTTCCAGCGCGGTGTCTATTTGCGGTGTTTCGGCAGCTATTGCTACCTCCGGCGCCATTAAAGGCGATTCTAAAAAGCTTTCTTACGTGATTTCGATGGTGTTGATCACGGCCATTCCGATGATGATTTTTATGCCGTACGTAGCGCAGTATTTTAATTTTCCGCAGGAAGTTACCGGCGCCTGGTTAGGTGGCAGCATTGATACTACCGGGGCTGTAGTGGCTTCGGGTACCTTGGTGGGCGAAACGGCTTTAAAAATTAGTACCATTGTGAAGTTCTCCCAAAACGTGTTGCTCGGCTTAGCCGCTTTTGCCATTTCGGTTTACTGGACGTACACCAAACATCCGTCGGCAACCGACCAGAATACCAAACCTACTTTAGGCGTTATTTGGGAGCGTTTCCCCAAGTTTGTACTGGGCTTTATCGGTGCTTCGCTGCTCTTCTCGTTTTTTGTATCACCCGAAACTACCGCTCAGGTGAAAGACAGTTTAAAAAACCTGCAAGGTTTGTGGTTTGCCCTGGCTTTCACCAGTATTGGTCTGGAAACCAACTTTGCCGATTTATTTAATAAGCAAAGCAAGAAACCGCTTTATGCCTTTTTAATAGCGCAAACTTTTAACATTTTTATCACGCTGGTAATTGCTTTTGTTTTATTCGGGGATAAGTAA
- a CDS encoding phytoene desaturase family protein → MTKTNYDAIVVGSGPNGLAAGIRLQQAGLSVLIVEGSSTIGGGLRSKELTLPGFVHDVCSAIHPMAAASPFMSTLPLQEHGLEFIYPDIAAAHPFDNGTAAILKKSLEETAALLGEDKEAYLHLMESVVRDWPKLAPDVLGPLPIPKFPVAMAGFGVKALTSATFLAKGFSTPEAKGLWAGMAAHSIQPLSNLATSAIGLVLMAVGHLRGWPVPKGGSQQIANAMASYFVSLGGEIETGNYVKTLKQLPSAKAVLLDVTPKQLLEMAGYRLSSVYKWQLNRYRYGMGVFKMDWALDGPIPFTAPECRNAGTVHLGNTLEEIAAGEQKSAKGQHPDKPFVLLAQQSLFDSSRAPAGKHTAWAYCHVPNGSQLDRTEAIENQIERFAPGFRDLIIGRSVMNTAQVEAYNPNYIGGDINGGIIDLKQLYTRPTISLSPYRTSAKGIYVCSSSTPPGGGVHGMCGYHAANRALKDVFKIHK, encoded by the coding sequence GTGACGAAAACAAATTATGATGCCATAGTAGTGGGTTCCGGACCCAACGGGTTAGCGGCCGGTATTCGGTTGCAACAAGCGGGGCTTTCCGTTTTAATTGTAGAAGGAAGCAGCACGATTGGCGGTGGCTTACGATCAAAAGAATTAACTCTGCCGGGTTTTGTGCACGACGTATGCTCGGCCATTCATCCCATGGCAGCGGCCTCGCCTTTTATGAGTACGTTGCCGCTGCAGGAACACGGGCTGGAATTTATTTACCCCGATATTGCCGCCGCCCACCCCTTTGACAATGGGACTGCCGCGATTTTAAAAAAATCGTTGGAGGAAACAGCTGCTTTATTGGGCGAAGATAAAGAAGCGTACTTGCATTTGATGGAATCGGTGGTACGGGATTGGCCGAAATTAGCCCCCGATGTATTAGGCCCTTTGCCCATTCCGAAATTCCCTGTAGCTATGGCTGGTTTTGGGGTGAAAGCGCTTACCTCCGCTACTTTTTTGGCAAAAGGTTTTAGTACTCCGGAGGCGAAGGGTCTTTGGGCAGGTATGGCCGCGCACAGCATTCAACCTTTAAGCAACCTGGCTACTTCGGCTATTGGTTTAGTATTAATGGCAGTGGGGCATTTGCGAGGCTGGCCCGTTCCTAAGGGTGGTTCGCAGCAAATCGCTAATGCCATGGCTTCCTATTTTGTTTCTTTGGGAGGAGAAATCGAAACCGGTAACTATGTAAAAACTTTAAAACAACTACCTTCCGCCAAAGCTGTTTTGTTGGATGTTACACCGAAACAGTTACTGGAAATGGCCGGTTACCGGCTTTCATCAGTTTACAAGTGGCAATTGAACCGCTACCGCTACGGCATGGGCGTATTTAAAATGGATTGGGCCCTAGACGGACCTATTCCGTTTACCGCGCCCGAATGTCGGAATGCTGGTACCGTGCACCTGGGAAATACTTTAGAAGAAATTGCGGCCGGTGAGCAAAAAAGTGCCAAGGGGCAGCACCCGGACAAGCCTTTTGTATTATTGGCGCAGCAAAGTTTATTTGACTCCTCGCGGGCACCCGCCGGGAAGCATACCGCCTGGGCGTATTGCCACGTACCAAACGGTTCGCAGCTCGACCGAACCGAAGCCATCGAAAATCAGATTGAGCGTTTCGCGCCCGGTTTCCGGGACTTAATTATCGGTCGAAGTGTCATGAATACCGCCCAGGTAGAAGCCTATAACCCCAACTACATTGGCGGCGACATTAACGGCGGTATTATCGATTTAAAGCAATTATACACGCGACCTACCATAAGCCTATCGCCTTACCGGACTTCGGCGAAAGGCATTTACGTCTGTTCTTCCTCTACCCCACCGGGTGGGGGAGTGCACGGTATGTGCGGGTATCATGCGGCTAACCGGGCCTTGAAAGATGTTTTTAAAATTCATAAGTAG